The DNA sequence ATTTGTGGAGAAATGCAAAGCTAATACTTATCCATGACCCTTAAAAACCTAAGGGGGATGTTTTGCTAAAACATTCTTCAAATAGCTGCCGGTATAACTATCTGAGTGTTCAGCCACTTCTTCGGGAGTCCCAGTAGCAATGACATTGCCTCCACGATCACCACCATCAGGGCCCAAATCAATAATCCAATCCGAGCATCTAATAACATCAAGATTATGTTCAATAACAATAATGGAATTCCCTTTATCTACTAGCCGTTGAATCACATCCATTAATTTATGAACGTCATAAAAACTAAGTCCTGTAGTTGGCTCATCTATCAAATACACAGTTTTGCCTGTTGCCCTACGAGATAATTCTGTGGCAAGTTTGACTCGCTGTGCTTCACCTCCTGAAAGTGTTGGTGCCGGTTGGCCTAACTTTATATAACCAAGGCCAACATCGACTAAGGTTCTTAACCTATCAGCAGCTTGAGGAATTGCAGAGAATACATCTACTGATTGCTCTACAGTCATCTCTAATACATCGGCAATTGTGTAGCCTTTATACTTGACTTGCAAAGTTTCTCTATTAAATCGAGCACCCTTACAAACATCACACTGAACATAAACATCTGGCAAAAAATTCATTTCAATTACATTTACACCTTGACCTCGGCAAGCTTCACATCGACCCCCTTTAACATTAAAGCTAAATTGACCAACTTGATATCCTCTAGCTTTAGCCTCCACGGCAGCTGCAAAAATTTGCCTAATTGGATCAAAAGCACCTGTATAGGTAGCAGGATTAGATCGCGGTGTTCTACCAATAGGTGATTGATCAATCACAATTACTTTATCAATAGCATTAATTCCACGGATCTCCTTCATACCTTTCGGAAAAGGAACTTTCAAACCTAATTCATGATTAATAGCAGGATGCAACAATTCATTAACCAAAGTGCTTTTACCACTTCCACTCACTCCTGTAACAGCTACCAAACGACCTAAAGGAAAATCTACTGATATATTCTGTAAATTATTACGGTCACAATTAATTAAACGAAGATGTTTCTTACCACTTTTTCGACGTTCTTTAGGTGTCGGTATTGCCGAACGGCCACTTAAATATGCACCAGTCAAAGATTTACTTGCAGCTAATAAGTTATCTATTGATCCCTCAGCTATTATCTCACCTCCATGAACACCAGCTCCAGGACCAATATCAACCAAATAATCAGCAGCACGAATAGTGTCTTCATCATGCTCCACAACAATAAGTGTATTACCCAAATCACGTAATCTCTGAAGAGTAGTCAATAGCCGATCATTATCTCTTTGATGCAATCCAATACTCGGCTCATCCAATACATAAAGAACACCTGTCAAACCAGCTCCAATCTGAGTTGCTAAGCGAATCCTTTGAGCCTCTCCTCCAGATAAAGTCATCGCAGGTCTATCTAAAGAAAGATAATCAAGGCCAACATCAAGAAGAAACTTCAATCGTAAGCGAATTTCTCTTAAAACCAAATCTGCAATTTGAATTTGCCGAGGAGTTAACAAAGGAGTAGAAGCTGCAGTTGACTCTCCTACACCCATTAATTGTTCAATACGTTCAAGAGTTTGCGAAACGCTCGTTTCTGTAAATTCATTAATTGCATATGGTCCTATCTTGACAGCTAAAGCCTCTGGTCGAAGTCTTTTACCCGAGCAAGTAGAACAAGGTACTAACTCTAAATATTTTTCTAATTTCTGTCGAACTGATTCTCCATTTGCATCACTTAATTGCCTTTCCAAAATAGGAAGAATGCCTTCAAAAGGACGTTTAAACCCCCCTTTTTGCTTATATCTACTATCAGCTTGTATCAAAATTGGTTTTTCAGAACCATTAAGCAAAACATCTTGCTGCTCTTGGGTTAATTCTTTCCATGGCGTTTTAATTTCAAAACCAAATGCTTCACCAACTGAATACAGCAAAGAAAAATAATAAGAGTTATCCTTATCACTCCACGGAGCAACTGCAGCATATACAGGCAGAGAAGGGTCAGGTACTACTCGATCAAGAGTAAACTTTTTCAAATGCCCTATCCCATGACATTCTGGGCATGCGCCATAAGGACTATTAAAAGAAAATAATCGAGGAGAGAGTTCTTCAATAACAGCTCCATGAATAGGGCACGCAAAATTTTCCGAAAAAAGTCTTTCTCGTTCTAAATTTTTGGGTAGCTCCTCATTCTTTTTAGGCACCACCTCAATTAAAGCCAAACCTTCTCCCCGCTTCAATGCCGTTCGTAAAGAGTCTGTTAAACGTTCTTGAATACCTTCTCTGGCAATTAAACGATCTACAACAACTTCTATTGAATGAGAATGATTTTTATCAAGTTCAATATTATCTGACAATTCTCGTACCTCTTTATTAATTCGTACCCGAGCAAAGCCTTCTGAAGCTAATCCCGACAATAATTTGGCATGAGTGCCTTTTTTGCCTCTTACAACGGGAGAAAGTAGTTGATATCGAGTGCCTTCAGGCAAAGAAAGTATTTGATCAACCATTTCATCTATGGTTTGAGGCTTAATAGGTCTATGACATTCAGGGCAATGAGGCTCTCCTGCTCTACCAAACAACAAACGTAAATAATCCTGTATTTCAGTAACTGTCCCAACAGTTGAACGTGGGTTATGACTGGTTGATTTTTGATCGATTGAAATTGCTGGAGATAAGCCTTCTATGGCATCTACATCAGGTTTATCAACTTGACCTAAAAATTGACGTGCATAAGCAGAAAGACTTTCAACATAACGGCGTTGGCCCTCAGCAAAAATAGTGTCAAAGGCCAAGGAGCTTTTACCACTACCGCTTACACCTGTAAAAACAATAAAACTATTCCTTGGAATCGTTAAATCAATGTTCTTTAGATTATGTTGACGCGCACCACGAATTCGTATTACATCTTCATGCGATTCAATGGTTAAAGATTTTCTTTTATTTTTATCCAATGAAGGACTCATGCCCCAAAAAACAGATCATAGAATTCTAGAGAGATAAGTGCGTTCAGGCAGCTTTTTTCTCTAATAAACTTGCAGCGTAAATACTTGCCTCAGCAAAATCACCCCCAGCAAGTTCAGCTAGCTCCGCTTGACGTTCTTGAAAAGCCTTTAGCTGATGTACTTTAGAACGATTAGATCCATTTATTAGAACTTTAGATATCGAAAAATGATGATCAGCCACTGCAGCAATTAATGGTTGATGAGTAACACAAAAAACTTGACGGCAAAGAGATATTTCCTTTAAAAGGTTTGCCACAGCTGAACTTACACGACCACTAACACCAGTATCAATTTCATCAAAAATTAGAATGCTTGATCCATCAACCTGAGCAAGGATAGCTTTTAAAGCCAAAAGAAAGCGAGAAATTTCACCTCCGGAAGCGATTTCAACTAAAGGGCTCAAAGGTTGTCCCGGATTAGCAGAAAATAAAAAATTAACCTGATCTGATCCATTATCTGATGGGAGAGTAGAGTTAATTTGCACTTGAAAAGACGCAGTTGATAAACCTAAAAGCTGCATATGTTCTATTAAAGTTATTTCAAAATTATTAGCTACTTTTCTCCGCAGCTGAGATAAGTCAGCATTACTTTTATCTCTTTGAATTCTGGCATTTTTTTCATGTTGTTCTAAAAGTTCCAATGCTATATCAGGTGCTTCATTATTTAAAGATTCCCTTAATTGCTCTCTATAAAGAATTAATTGTTGCAAATCTCGATTATACTTAGATTTTAAGTCTTTTAAAAACACCCTTCTCTCTTGTATTTTATTTAATTGATTTGGATCACTTTCAAGCAATGAATAATATTGATCAAGATCATTAATAAGCACCTGTAAGTTAGTATATAAATCTAGAACTTGATCCAATTGAGGGCGTAAAGAATTATCTAATTCAGTAATGCATTTTAATTCACGAACAGAAAGAGAAAGAGAATCTAATGCAGTAGGAGAGTTATCCATAGATTCCTTTAACGAATTAAAGAGTAAACAAAGACTCTCTTGAAGCCTAACTCCATGAACGAGTCTATCTTCTTCTTGTTTGAGATTTAAATCTTCAGAAGGGTCATTTATTCCAGCCATTTCAAGCTCTTCTAAAGTATTCTGCATCTTTCGATAATTATTTTGTATGTTTTCATATTCACTTCTTGCTCTAGTTAGCTTATCTGATAGTAACTTCCATTCATTCCAATGAAGCTTTACCTTAGATAATGCATTATCTATTTCATTAGCCCCTAATTTATCAATCCATTTGAGTTGATTAGTTAAAGAGCTCAATTTATTAGCACTACCTTGCGCAGTGAGATCAGCTAAAAATGGCCGTAACCCTAAAATATACTGACGACTGACGACTTGGCAGTTTAATTGAAATCTGCTTTTCCACTTGCCATCAGTAAGCTTCCATTCCCGAGAAATAGAAAGTTCATTTTTCTCAAAATTAAAATTATTTTTCTTGAGCCAACTGTTTACCAATGAATTTGGTTTAAAAAAACCTTCAATTGAACAAAAATCTGAGTCAACTGAAAGGATACGAGAAGAATTTGTTACTGGGTTACCACCAAGCAACAAATCAATAGCATCTAAAAGAATTGATTTGCCGGCTCCTGTCTCACCTGTAAAAACAGTAAAGCCCTTTTGAAAGCTAAGTTCTAAACTATCTATCAAACCAATGTTCTTAATGCGCAATTTAGCTAGCACAGCAATTAAAGTAACCAAGTCAACGGTAGCTAAGCCCTCAATGAATTAGAAGGGTCTAAGGAAGTCATTGATGTAATGAACAAAGAACTAACAGATTTCATAGAAGCAGAAGGACTGCAACAGTACGATCCAGAAGCAATTTCTGCAATTTATAAAAAACACCCATTTAGATTAATCAAAAGATTATGGGAAACTTTGATACCTATCAGCTTGTTTTTATTAGGTGTTGGCTGGGAAAAACTAATAGGACTATTAAAAAATGAAGAAAAAGCTCGAAAAAGAGCAAAAGAATTTACTGATCTATTGGTAGACCTAGGGCCAGCTTTTATTAAAGCAGGGCAAGCCCTCTCAACAAGACCGGATATTGTTCCGCGAGTAGTTTTAGAAGAACTAGCACAGCTTCAGGACCAACTACCTGGTTTTGAATCAAATTTGGCTATGGCATGTATTGAAGAAGACCTAGGAATTAAAAAAGAAGAAATTTTTTCTAATATTGAAAAAGAACCTATTTCTGCAGCTTCGTTGGGGCAAGTACATAAAGGTACTTTACTAAATGGAGATAAAGTAGCTGTTAAAGTTCAAAGACCAGGCTTAAGAGAGCAAATAACTTTAGATTTATACATAGTAAGAAGTATAGCTATATGGCTAAAAAACAATATTAAATTAATTAGAAGTGATTTAGTTGCATTAATTGATGAGCTAGGAAGAAGAGTATTTGAAGAAATGGATTACATCAATGAAGCAGAAAATGCACTAAAATTTAGAAAATTACATTCTCATAATAGAAATATTGCTGTACCAAAAATATACAAAGAGATAACAAGTAAAAGAATCTTAACAATGGAATGGATAGATGGGGTGAAACTAACGGAACTAGCGGCTGTTAAAAAACTAGGAATAGATCCTGATAGAATGATTGAAATAGGAGTTAACTGTAGTCTTCAGCAGCTTTTAGAGCATGGTTTCTTTCATGCTGACCCTCACCCAGGTAATTTACTAGCCTTAGAAGATGGGCGATTATGTTATCTAGATTTTGGTATGATGAGCGATGTCACTAGAAAATCTAGAACAGGCCTTATACAAGCTGTTGTACATTTAGTAAATAAGAATTTTGACAAATTATCTAAAGATTTTGTAGAGCTTGGATTCTTATCTGAAGAAGTAGATTTAGAGCCAATAGTGCCAGCATTTGAAAGTGTATTTAGTAATGCATTAGAAATGGGTGTAAATAAAATGGATTTCAAAAGTGTTACAGATGACTTGTCAGGTGTTATGTATAAATTTCCTTTTCAACTGCCGCCTTATTACGCATTAATCATTAGATCATTAATTACGCTTGAAGGAATAGCATTAAGTGTTGATGGTGATTTTAAGATACTTGGAGCAGCATACCCATACTTTGCTCGTAGACTTATGGAAGATCCAGATCCTCAACTTAGAAAAAGTTTAAAAGAAATGCTTTTTGATGGAAATACTTTCAGATGGAACAGATTAGATGAATTAATTTCTAGTGCTTCAAAACAAGCTGATATAGATATTGAAAACTTATTAGATAAAGTTTTAGATTTTCTATTTTCTGAGAAGGGGGGAGTCTTAAGGAATGAACTTGTAGAGGCTATTATTAATAAGTTTGATGCTATTACATGGAATACTGTTCAAAGCATAAATAAAAAACTTCCTATACAAATCAGATCAAATTCTATAAATAGTAATCAAAGTGATTTCATGATAGAAATAGAGCCTATCAAAAAATTAGTTAGTATATTAGAAAGCTTACCAGGTTTTAATAGAGAAATAATTATAAAGAAAGTTCCAAGGATACTAAAAGAAAAAGATACAAGAAAAATGGGAATTAAAATTGCAAAAGGAATAACTGAAAAAAGCATGGTCAGAATGATTAAATTAGCTGCAGGAGTTAATCAATAAATGAAAAATAGATATATCAAAATGAAATTTATATACTTAACTTGTACAAGTTTATTATTGTTTACTCAATGCTTACCAAAAGCAAATGCTGCTGAAAAAGTAAATTTTGTAAAAGGTATGTTTAGTAGAAGTATAACAATAAAAGAATTAGAGCATTTTACTAAAACTGGTATTAGAAAAGGTATTCTTTCAAAAGTGATCAAGAAAAAAGAAAAAGAAAAAGCAATTAATGTTTTAACAAGGGAATATAAGGCTCCTATTGTTCTAACTAGTAAACTTTTAAACAGTAAAATTGGAAATGCTATTTTATTGAGAATTGCAAAAGTAGTTAATCCCTACACTATTCCCGATGAATCAATCAGTATATTAGCAATCAGATCTGCAACGATAAAAGCTTTAGACTTAGGTGATGAAAAAATTAGTTTGCTTCGATTTTTAAAAGCTTATCCAAGTGACGTCCTTACAATAAATGTAACCGAGCTTTATAAAGTTCTAAATAAAGTGGAGACTATGTCAGCTTTAATGAAATTTTATGCAGATTCTCCGCTTGAAAAATTAAAAAATTGACCTTAAAGGATTAAATTAAAAAAAGTGAGAGTTTACCTATTTTGTCCATTTTAAAAAGACTCCCAAGGATTTTCGACAGAAGCCATGAATACAAACATTGGCCAGGATTAATCAAAGCATATAAAAAATGGCTTCCAGTCACTGATAAAACTCCTATAATCACGCTTCAAGAGGGAGCAACTCCATTAATACCTTTGAAATCAATTAATGAATTAATTGGTAAAAATGTCAAGATTTTTGTCAAGTATGACGGTTTAAACCCAACTGGATCTTTTAAAGATAGAGGGATGACAATGGCAATAAGTAAAGCTAAAGAAGATAATTGTGAAGCAGTGATTTGCGCTAGCACTGGAAACACATCTGCTTCTGCAGCAGCTTATGCAAAAAGAGGAGGAATGAAAAGTTTTGTTTTGATCCCAGATGGGTATGTAGCACAAGGAAAGCTTGCTCAAGCACTTGTTTATGGTGCTGAAGTTTTAGCAATTAAAGGAAACTTTGATAAAGCATTAAATATTGTCCAAGAGTTATCAAATAGATACCCAATAACTTTAGTAAATTCCGTTAATCCTTATCGTATTCAAGGGCAAAAAACTGCAGCTTTTGAAATTATAGACTCAATTGGTGAAGCACCAGACTGGTTATGTATTCCAATGGGAAATGCAGGAAATATTACAGCATATTGGATGGGGTTT is a window from the Prochlorococcus marinus str. MIT 9211 genome containing:
- a CDS encoding ABC1 kinase family protein yields the protein MNKELTDFIEAEGLQQYDPEAISAIYKKHPFRLIKRLWETLIPISLFLLGVGWEKLIGLLKNEEKARKRAKEFTDLLVDLGPAFIKAGQALSTRPDIVPRVVLEELAQLQDQLPGFESNLAMACIEEDLGIKKEEIFSNIEKEPISAASLGQVHKGTLLNGDKVAVKVQRPGLREQITLDLYIVRSIAIWLKNNIKLIRSDLVALIDELGRRVFEEMDYINEAENALKFRKLHSHNRNIAVPKIYKEITSKRILTMEWIDGVKLTELAAVKKLGIDPDRMIEIGVNCSLQQLLEHGFFHADPHPGNLLALEDGRLCYLDFGMMSDVTRKSRTGLIQAVVHLVNKNFDKLSKDFVELGFLSEEVDLEPIVPAFESVFSNALEMGVNKMDFKSVTDDLSGVMYKFPFQLPPYYALIIRSLITLEGIALSVDGDFKILGAAYPYFARRLMEDPDPQLRKSLKEMLFDGNTFRWNRLDELISSASKQADIDIENLLDKVLDFLFSEKGGVLRNELVEAIINKFDAITWNTVQSINKKLPIQIRSNSINSNQSDFMIEIEPIKKLVSILESLPGFNREIIIKKVPRILKEKDTRKMGIKIAKGITEKSMVRMIKLAAGVNQ
- a CDS encoding alpha/beta hydrolase, whose protein sequence is MKNRYIKMKFIYLTCTSLLLFTQCLPKANAAEKVNFVKGMFSRSITIKELEHFTKTGIRKGILSKVIKKKEKEKAINVLTREYKAPIVLTSKLLNSKIGNAILLRIAKVVNPYTIPDESISILAIRSATIKALDLGDEKISLLRFLKAYPSDVLTINVTELYKVLNKVETMSALMKFYADSPLEKLKN
- the thrC gene encoding threonine synthase; this translates as MSILKRLPRIFDRSHEYKHWPGLIKAYKKWLPVTDKTPIITLQEGATPLIPLKSINELIGKNVKIFVKYDGLNPTGSFKDRGMTMAISKAKEDNCEAVICASTGNTSASAAAYAKRGGMKSFVLIPDGYVAQGKLAQALVYGAEVLAIKGNFDKALNIVQELSNRYPITLVNSVNPYRIQGQKTAAFEIIDSIGEAPDWLCIPMGNAGNITAYWMGFEEYYKAGKSKKLPKMMGFQAIGSAPLVFNKTIENPETIATAIRIGNPVNKEKAFIVKGKSKGKFTAVTDKEIIDAYKLLGKEEGIFCEPASAASIAGLIKLKEEIPPNSTIVCVLTGNGLKDPDCAINNNDASFKNNLEPNSDEIAKAIGF
- the recN gene encoding DNA repair protein RecN; translated protein: MLAKLRIKNIGLIDSLELSFQKGFTVFTGETGAGKSILLDAIDLLLGGNPVTNSSRILSVDSDFCSIEGFFKPNSLVNSWLKKNNFNFEKNELSISREWKLTDGKWKSRFQLNCQVVSRQYILGLRPFLADLTAQGSANKLSSLTNQLKWIDKLGANEIDNALSKVKLHWNEWKLLSDKLTRARSEYENIQNNYRKMQNTLEELEMAGINDPSEDLNLKQEEDRLVHGVRLQESLCLLFNSLKESMDNSPTALDSLSLSVRELKCITELDNSLRPQLDQVLDLYTNLQVLINDLDQYYSLLESDPNQLNKIQERRVFLKDLKSKYNRDLQQLILYREQLRESLNNEAPDIALELLEQHEKNARIQRDKSNADLSQLRRKVANNFEITLIEHMQLLGLSTASFQVQINSTLPSDNGSDQVNFLFSANPGQPLSPLVEIASGGEISRFLLALKAILAQVDGSSILIFDEIDTGVSGRVSSAVANLLKEISLCRQVFCVTHQPLIAAVADHHFSISKVLINGSNRSKVHQLKAFQERQAELAELAGGDFAEASIYAASLLEKKAA
- the uvrA gene encoding excinuclease ABC subunit UvrA; protein product: MSPSLDKNKRKSLTIESHEDVIRIRGARQHNLKNIDLTIPRNSFIVFTGVSGSGKSSLAFDTIFAEGQRRYVESLSAYARQFLGQVDKPDVDAIEGLSPAISIDQKSTSHNPRSTVGTVTEIQDYLRLLFGRAGEPHCPECHRPIKPQTIDEMVDQILSLPEGTRYQLLSPVVRGKKGTHAKLLSGLASEGFARVRINKEVRELSDNIELDKNHSHSIEVVVDRLIAREGIQERLTDSLRTALKRGEGLALIEVVPKKNEELPKNLERERLFSENFACPIHGAVIEELSPRLFSFNSPYGACPECHGIGHLKKFTLDRVVPDPSLPVYAAVAPWSDKDNSYYFSLLYSVGEAFGFEIKTPWKELTQEQQDVLLNGSEKPILIQADSRYKQKGGFKRPFEGILPILERQLSDANGESVRQKLEKYLELVPCSTCSGKRLRPEALAVKIGPYAINEFTETSVSQTLERIEQLMGVGESTAASTPLLTPRQIQIADLVLREIRLRLKFLLDVGLDYLSLDRPAMTLSGGEAQRIRLATQIGAGLTGVLYVLDEPSIGLHQRDNDRLLTTLQRLRDLGNTLIVVEHDEDTIRAADYLVDIGPGAGVHGGEIIAEGSIDNLLAASKSLTGAYLSGRSAIPTPKERRKSGKKHLRLINCDRNNLQNISVDFPLGRLVAVTGVSGSGKSTLVNELLHPAINHELGLKVPFPKGMKEIRGINAIDKVIVIDQSPIGRTPRSNPATYTGAFDPIRQIFAAAVEAKARGYQVGQFSFNVKGGRCEACRGQGVNVIEMNFLPDVYVQCDVCKGARFNRETLQVKYKGYTIADVLEMTVEQSVDVFSAIPQAADRLRTLVDVGLGYIKLGQPAPTLSGGEAQRVKLATELSRRATGKTVYLIDEPTTGLSFYDVHKLMDVIQRLVDKGNSIIVIEHNLDVIRCSDWIIDLGPDGGDRGGNVIATGTPEEVAEHSDSYTGSYLKNVLAKHPP